Proteins co-encoded in one Lynx canadensis isolate LIC74 chromosome C1, mLynCan4.pri.v2, whole genome shotgun sequence genomic window:
- the PERM1 gene encoding PGC-1 and ERR-induced regulator in muscle protein 1 isoform X1, with protein MENFQYSIQLSDQDWAEFAATTEECGLPQASLASADELLSSDIDQGDSSGHSPPGPPPLLEGQPAAGGRAWPGFKKEDKAAARPLVSRSWREPVLAPGADQQMPGTSAQSEALPSLASDAAPLGHSSSLPGPASSRDEMQRLLRGPAPQDPDPSPPGESPQSPESPGCATAPQRPPGTPGAAPRSPGRKKRHAAGAKGGRCSNTPGSAPTHLGSLLPAEARPKEDLGLAGSRGKGLSAGTAEQTPGTRQNGLSPESAGAPAQMTKQGTDLGLSTPVPTTEQGTDPLRMTPRAEPHTASTPAQETHPDISEAKSDVAPSTVASKLQPDMALSIPAPKSRLDMDLPVVGPVVKPEEDSSTLALPHLVSKTRSDAGVSTPAPLPRAGPDLVEVEAAPVARLCLRSVVSPGGHQEKPRGEPSAGSPGHHSGEPPPPGSVQAPKKKRVRFSMAVPSPEEPGLGETSGPPSPATARPAPPRTAAGGRDRPGGWDAVAVGPRSPQPRILKHLPSPPPSASVGSRPRSSFAVTLPEAYEFFFCDTIEEEDKDAVEAAEADQALAGVQWPDTCEFFFQDRRAQRSGHWGGRSVAHPPQAEPVPACPPGDPVPISIPEAYEHFLGEDVSGGVLELAALLQLQATEPSGSVPWGVGSGTSPEPSPVTAEPLSLAVRQAGEPREPLTSFTFSQNDMCLVFVAFATWAVRTSDLHTPDAWKTVLLANIGTISAIHYFRRHVGQGRRSRRPSRSRSPSPSW; from the exons ATGGAAAACTTCCAGTATAGCATCCAGCTGAGTGACCAGGACTGGGCCGAGTTTGCAGCCACGACTGAAGAGTGTGGCCTCCCGCAGGCCAGCCTGGCCTCTGCGGATGAGCTCTTGTCCAGTGACATTGACCAAGGGGACAGCAGTGGCCACAGTCCCCCTGGGCCTCCACCCCTCCTCGAGGGGCAGCCGGCTGCTGGGGGGAGGGCCTGGCCTGGTTTCAAGAAGGAGGACAAGGCCGCTGCCCGGCCACTGGTCAGCAGGTCTTGGCGTGAGCCTGTCTTGGCCCCGGGGGCTGATCAGCAGATGCCCGGCACGTCCGCACAGTCAGAAGCTTTGCCGTCCCTCGCATCTGACGCCGCCCCTCTAGGTCACAGCTCGTCGCTCCCAGGGCCAGCGTCTTCCAGAGACGAGATGCAGAGACTTCTGCGGGGGCCAGCCCCCCAGGACCCTGATCCTAGTCCCCCTGGTGAGTCTCCTCAGAGCCCCGAGTCTCCCGGCTGCGCCACTGCTCCCCAGAGGCCCCCCGGCACTCCTGGAGCCGCGCCACGCAGCCCTGGCCGGAAGAAGAGGCACGCGGCCGGAGCCAAGGGGGGCCGGTGCTCGAATACTCCGGGCTCCGCTCCCACCCACCTGGGCTCCCTGCTGCCTGCTGAGGCCAGGCCCAAGGAGGACCTTGGTCTGGCTGGGTCCAGGGGGAAGGGTCTCTCGGCTGGAACAGCAGAGCAGACACCAGGAACCAGGCAGAATGGACTGAGTCCAGAGTCTGCAGGAGCGCCTGCGCAGATGACCAAGCAAGGAACAGATTTGGGTCTGTCTACACCAGTCCCTACGACCGAGCAAGGTACGGACCCACTCAGAATGACCCCCAGAGCCGAGCCACACACCGCGTCCACACCTGCCCAGGAGACTCATCCAGATATCTCCGAAGCTAAGTCAGATGTGGCTCCGTCTACAGTCGCCTCCAAGCTTCAACCTGACATGGCTCTGTCTATACCTGCCCCCAAGTCTAGACTGGACATGGACCTACCTGTGGTGGGCCCAGTGGTTAAGCCAGAGGAGGACTCATCTACACTTGCTCTGCCTCACCTTGTTTCCAAGACCCGATCCGATGCAGGTGTGTCTACACCTGCTCCCCTTCCCCGGGCTGGGCCTGACTTGGTGGAGGTGGAGGCTGCCCCAGTGGCCAGGCTGTGTTTGCGCTCTGTTGTGTCTCCAGGAGGACACCAAGAGAAACCCAGAGGGGAGCCTTCGGCAGGTTCCCCTGGACATCACTCGGGGGAGCCCCCCCCACCAGGCTCTGTTCAAGCACCCAAGAAGAAGAGAGTGCGATTTTCCATGGCCGTGCCCAGCCCCGAGGAGCCAGGTTTGGGAGAAACCTCAGGCCCGCCCTCACCAGCCACAGCCCGGCCCGCGCCTCCCAGGACAGCAGCCGGGGGCCGAGACAGGCCTGGAGGCTGGGATGCCGTGGCAGTCGGGCCCCGGTCCCCCCAGCCTCGGATCCTCAAAcacctgccttcccctcccccctctgcctctgTGGGGTCTAGGCCCAGGAGCAGCTTTGCAGTGACCCTCCCAGAGGCCTACGAGTTCTTTTTTTGTGACACTATTGAGGAGGAGGATAAAGATGCCGTGGAGGCGGCAGAAGCTGACCAGGCGCTGGCCGGAGTACAGTGGCCGGACACGTGCGAGTTCTTCTTCCAGGACCGCCGAGCCCAGAGGTCAGGGCACTGGGGGGGCCGCTCCGTGGCCCACCCCCCACAAGCTGAGCCTGTGCCAGCCTGTCCGCCTGGAGACCCCGTGCCCATCTCCATCCCCGAGGCCTATGAACACTTCCTTGGGGAGGACGTGTCAGGGGGCGTGCTAGAGCTGGCTGCCCTTCTCCAGCTGCAGGCCACAGAGCCCTCCGGGTCGGTCCCCTGGGGAGTGGGGTCTGGAACCTCACCAGAGCCTAGCCCAGTCACAGCAGAGCCACTCAGCCTGGCAGTCAGGCAAGCAG GAGAGCCCCGGGAGCCTCTCACCTCGTTTACCTTCAGCCAGAATGACATGTGCCTGGTGTTCGTAGCCTTTGCCACCTGGGCTGTGAGAACATCAGATCTGCACACCCCAGACGCCTGGAAAACAG TCTTGTTGGCCAATATCGGTACCATCTCCGCCATCCACTACTTCCGCCGGCACGTGGGGCAGGGGCGCCGCAGCCGCAGGcccagccgcagccgcagccccagccccagctggtAG
- the PERM1 gene encoding PGC-1 and ERR-induced regulator in muscle protein 1 isoform X2 translates to MENFQYSIQLSDQDWAEFAATTEECGLPQASLASADELLSSDIDQGDSSGHSPPGPPPLLEGQPAAGGRAWPGFKKEDKAAARPLVSRSWREPVLAPGADQQMPGTSAQSEALPSLASDAAPLGHSSSLPGPASSRDEMQRLLRGPAPQDPDPSPPGESPQSPESPGCATAPQRPPGTPGAAPRSPGRKKRHAAGAKGGRCSNTPGSAPTHLGSLLPAEARPKEDLGLAGSRGKGLSAGTAEQTPGTRQNGLSPESAGAPAQMTKQGTDLGLSTPVPTTEQGTDPLRMTPRAEPHTASTPAQETHPDISEAKSDVAPSTVASKLQPDMALSIPAPKSRLDMDLPVVGPVVKPEEDSSTLALPHLVSKTRSDAGGHQEKPRGEPSAGSPGHHSGEPPPPGSVQAPKKKRVRFSMAVPSPEEPGLGETSGPPSPATARPAPPRTAAGGRDRPGGWDAVAVGPRSPQPRILKHLPSPPPSASVGSRPRSSFAVTLPEAYEFFFCDTIEEEDKDAVEAAEADQALAGVQWPDTCEFFFQDRRAQRSGHWGGRSVAHPPQAEPVPACPPGDPVPISIPEAYEHFLGEDVSGGVLELAALLQLQATEPSGSVPWGVGSGTSPEPSPVTAEPLSLAVRQAGEPREPLTSFTFSQNDMCLVFVAFATWAVRTSDLHTPDAWKTVLLANIGTISAIHYFRRHVGQGRRSRRPSRSRSPSPSW, encoded by the exons ATGGAAAACTTCCAGTATAGCATCCAGCTGAGTGACCAGGACTGGGCCGAGTTTGCAGCCACGACTGAAGAGTGTGGCCTCCCGCAGGCCAGCCTGGCCTCTGCGGATGAGCTCTTGTCCAGTGACATTGACCAAGGGGACAGCAGTGGCCACAGTCCCCCTGGGCCTCCACCCCTCCTCGAGGGGCAGCCGGCTGCTGGGGGGAGGGCCTGGCCTGGTTTCAAGAAGGAGGACAAGGCCGCTGCCCGGCCACTGGTCAGCAGGTCTTGGCGTGAGCCTGTCTTGGCCCCGGGGGCTGATCAGCAGATGCCCGGCACGTCCGCACAGTCAGAAGCTTTGCCGTCCCTCGCATCTGACGCCGCCCCTCTAGGTCACAGCTCGTCGCTCCCAGGGCCAGCGTCTTCCAGAGACGAGATGCAGAGACTTCTGCGGGGGCCAGCCCCCCAGGACCCTGATCCTAGTCCCCCTGGTGAGTCTCCTCAGAGCCCCGAGTCTCCCGGCTGCGCCACTGCTCCCCAGAGGCCCCCCGGCACTCCTGGAGCCGCGCCACGCAGCCCTGGCCGGAAGAAGAGGCACGCGGCCGGAGCCAAGGGGGGCCGGTGCTCGAATACTCCGGGCTCCGCTCCCACCCACCTGGGCTCCCTGCTGCCTGCTGAGGCCAGGCCCAAGGAGGACCTTGGTCTGGCTGGGTCCAGGGGGAAGGGTCTCTCGGCTGGAACAGCAGAGCAGACACCAGGAACCAGGCAGAATGGACTGAGTCCAGAGTCTGCAGGAGCGCCTGCGCAGATGACCAAGCAAGGAACAGATTTGGGTCTGTCTACACCAGTCCCTACGACCGAGCAAGGTACGGACCCACTCAGAATGACCCCCAGAGCCGAGCCACACACCGCGTCCACACCTGCCCAGGAGACTCATCCAGATATCTCCGAAGCTAAGTCAGATGTGGCTCCGTCTACAGTCGCCTCCAAGCTTCAACCTGACATGGCTCTGTCTATACCTGCCCCCAAGTCTAGACTGGACATGGACCTACCTGTGGTGGGCCCAGTGGTTAAGCCAGAGGAGGACTCATCTACACTTGCTCTGCCTCACCTTGTTTCCAAGACCCGATCCGATGCAG GAGGACACCAAGAGAAACCCAGAGGGGAGCCTTCGGCAGGTTCCCCTGGACATCACTCGGGGGAGCCCCCCCCACCAGGCTCTGTTCAAGCACCCAAGAAGAAGAGAGTGCGATTTTCCATGGCCGTGCCCAGCCCCGAGGAGCCAGGTTTGGGAGAAACCTCAGGCCCGCCCTCACCAGCCACAGCCCGGCCCGCGCCTCCCAGGACAGCAGCCGGGGGCCGAGACAGGCCTGGAGGCTGGGATGCCGTGGCAGTCGGGCCCCGGTCCCCCCAGCCTCGGATCCTCAAAcacctgccttcccctcccccctctgcctctgTGGGGTCTAGGCCCAGGAGCAGCTTTGCAGTGACCCTCCCAGAGGCCTACGAGTTCTTTTTTTGTGACACTATTGAGGAGGAGGATAAAGATGCCGTGGAGGCGGCAGAAGCTGACCAGGCGCTGGCCGGAGTACAGTGGCCGGACACGTGCGAGTTCTTCTTCCAGGACCGCCGAGCCCAGAGGTCAGGGCACTGGGGGGGCCGCTCCGTGGCCCACCCCCCACAAGCTGAGCCTGTGCCAGCCTGTCCGCCTGGAGACCCCGTGCCCATCTCCATCCCCGAGGCCTATGAACACTTCCTTGGGGAGGACGTGTCAGGGGGCGTGCTAGAGCTGGCTGCCCTTCTCCAGCTGCAGGCCACAGAGCCCTCCGGGTCGGTCCCCTGGGGAGTGGGGTCTGGAACCTCACCAGAGCCTAGCCCAGTCACAGCAGAGCCACTCAGCCTGGCAGTCAGGCAAGCAG GAGAGCCCCGGGAGCCTCTCACCTCGTTTACCTTCAGCCAGAATGACATGTGCCTGGTGTTCGTAGCCTTTGCCACCTGGGCTGTGAGAACATCAGATCTGCACACCCCAGACGCCTGGAAAACAG TCTTGTTGGCCAATATCGGTACCATCTCCGCCATCCACTACTTCCGCCGGCACGTGGGGCAGGGGCGCCGCAGCCGCAGGcccagccgcagccgcagccccagccccagctggtAG